The following are encoded together in the Bradyrhizobium sp. CCGUVB1N3 genome:
- a CDS encoding prephenate dehydrogenase/arogenate dehydrogenase family protein: MMQGSQVTIIGAGRVGLKLAELLKTSGGRIRFVDHGRVADIDKDLIVSDAMNLTQEAESAIAESNIVVLALPFTVAEAAFKSVCRQLKGDTLLIETLSVKTRPASWAATLPREVEYLGLNPLFGPELGWANRPVAVVAYRSGPRLEAFLQLLRHTAASLVALDAAAHDQLLAQRQLATHALLLSLASILRDEDTAFPLEVGPPPYHLLLAAVGRMLTGTPETFAEIQTENPFAPTVRLRLIAALERLGGDGKEVLDYLRSEWSDLAPRLKPAAATCERLFACPIFPLERTE; this comes from the coding sequence ATGATGCAAGGTTCACAAGTCACGATCATAGGCGCCGGACGCGTCGGGCTGAAGCTCGCCGAGCTTCTCAAAACGTCCGGCGGACGCATACGCTTCGTGGATCACGGGCGGGTGGCTGACATAGATAAGGACCTGATCGTGAGCGATGCGATGAACCTGACGCAGGAGGCCGAATCCGCCATTGCGGAGTCCAATATTGTCGTTCTTGCCTTGCCGTTCACGGTAGCAGAAGCCGCATTCAAATCCGTCTGTCGGCAGCTCAAGGGCGACACACTGTTGATCGAGACGCTTTCGGTCAAGACGAGACCCGCCTCCTGGGCGGCTACCTTACCTCGCGAGGTGGAGTATCTTGGCCTCAATCCACTGTTTGGCCCGGAGCTCGGTTGGGCAAATCGTCCAGTCGCGGTGGTCGCGTATAGATCAGGGCCGAGGCTCGAAGCCTTTCTGCAGCTTCTACGGCACACGGCTGCGAGCCTTGTCGCACTCGATGCCGCAGCTCACGACCAACTGCTTGCGCAGCGTCAGCTGGCTACGCATGCGCTGCTCCTGTCGCTCGCGAGCATCCTTCGCGACGAGGACACCGCATTTCCGCTTGAGGTTGGTCCGCCCCCCTATCACCTTCTCCTGGCCGCAGTCGGGCGCATGCTGACCGGCACGCCCGAGACATTTGCTGAGATCCAGACGGAGAATCCTTTTGCGCCGACAGTCCGCTTGCGCCTGATCGCGGCACTCGAGAGGCTAGGTGGGGACGGCAAGGAAGTGCTCGACTACCTTCGCAGTGAGTGGAGTGATCTCGCGCCACGTCTCAAACCGGCCGCCGCGACTTGCGAGCGCCTGTTTGCATGCCCGATTTTTCCTTTAGAGAGGACCGAATAA
- a CDS encoding DUF4376 domain-containing protein has product MVITYNPTDWYWLADDGRIFSSSKQTKIASDEADYAAWSGMGGVPTAWPRDIQGNQTDRALQEVLQPYNIFVTLEAYAAYVRWTSETLSLVINGYVVGTDDRSKLMIIGARNAAGNDPQFTTDWVTEDGRLVPIDARQMIDLSDGVQDHIGSCFAIYSQVKAGIDSGAITTHEQINDAFVNIPLSKKLENVFKSKPKGKK; this is encoded by the coding sequence ATGGTCATAACCTATAATCCGACCGATTGGTATTGGCTCGCCGACGACGGGCGCATCTTCTCCAGCTCGAAGCAGACCAAGATCGCCTCGGATGAGGCAGACTATGCGGCGTGGAGCGGAATGGGTGGAGTGCCCACGGCGTGGCCGCGCGACATCCAAGGCAACCAGACCGACCGCGCCCTGCAGGAGGTGCTGCAGCCCTACAACATCTTCGTGACGCTGGAAGCCTATGCGGCCTATGTGCGCTGGACGAGCGAAACCCTCAGTCTCGTCATCAATGGCTATGTGGTCGGGACCGACGATAGATCGAAGCTGATGATCATCGGCGCGCGGAACGCGGCAGGGAACGACCCGCAATTCACCACCGATTGGGTGACGGAGGACGGCAGGCTGGTGCCGATCGACGCACGGCAGATGATCGATTTGTCGGATGGCGTGCAAGATCACATTGGGTCCTGCTTCGCGATCTACTCGCAGGTCAAGGCTGGGATCGATAGCGGGGCGATCACGACGCACGAGCAGATCAACGATGCGTTTGTGAACATCCCGCTGTCGAAGAAGCTGGAGAACGTGTTCAAGTCGAAGCCGAAAGGCAAGAAATGA
- a CDS encoding MFS transporter has protein sequence MLDNSRSWDRLAWVALASASLILALNMGLRQSLGLFLQPMIHTLHWTAGEFALAIAVQQILWGLTQPLAGAVADKFGTARVLASGGLLFLAGFVLMSTAEAVGQCYLGVGVLMGIAASATGFPIVFGAVTRRVPPSWSTLSLVIVTMAGSFGQFAIVPTAQFLTRLYDWSAALIVLGLLAFLITPLAPPLKGPTEIEADGGSSASLTGAINEAFGHSTFWCINAGFFTCGFHFAFLATHLPGLVATCQFPTSVGANMLSLIGLANIAGAYGAGLLAGRWPKKLVLSATYFLRAFGIAVFLTVPWTEVTLYAFAIVIGFLWLGTVPMTSALVGHIYGTRYLATLYGIVFLSHQVGAFFGAWLGGLVFDATGVYTLMLVVDMFLALLAAALHLPIREHSLQAELASRKCS, from the coding sequence TTGCTGGACAATAGTCGATCCTGGGACCGGCTCGCGTGGGTCGCGCTTGCTAGCGCCAGCCTAATACTGGCGTTGAACATGGGCTTGCGCCAAAGCCTCGGGCTATTCCTCCAACCGATGATCCATACACTGCATTGGACTGCCGGAGAGTTCGCGCTCGCAATTGCCGTGCAGCAGATCTTGTGGGGCCTCACGCAACCGCTCGCCGGCGCAGTTGCTGACAAGTTTGGTACCGCCCGCGTGTTGGCATCAGGCGGCTTGCTGTTTCTGGCCGGGTTTGTCCTGATGTCAACCGCCGAGGCCGTTGGGCAGTGCTATTTGGGTGTTGGTGTGCTGATGGGAATTGCGGCGAGTGCAACTGGATTTCCGATTGTATTCGGTGCAGTCACGCGCCGCGTTCCTCCTAGTTGGAGCACACTTTCGTTGGTGATCGTCACCATGGCCGGGTCGTTCGGGCAGTTCGCGATAGTACCAACGGCGCAGTTTCTGACTCGTTTGTATGATTGGTCGGCCGCGTTGATCGTTCTCGGGCTTCTCGCGTTCCTGATCACACCGCTCGCTCCTCCTCTAAAGGGCCCCACCGAAATTGAGGCAGACGGCGGGTCCAGCGCATCGTTGACCGGCGCGATCAACGAAGCATTCGGCCACTCGACCTTTTGGTGCATCAATGCAGGTTTCTTCACTTGCGGCTTTCACTTCGCGTTTCTCGCGACGCACCTGCCGGGCCTTGTCGCGACATGTCAATTTCCGACGTCCGTTGGCGCCAATATGCTTTCTCTGATCGGTTTGGCCAATATTGCGGGAGCGTACGGGGCTGGGTTGCTTGCCGGGCGCTGGCCCAAAAAGCTCGTCTTGAGCGCGACCTATTTCCTGCGTGCGTTCGGAATCGCAGTTTTTCTCACCGTGCCGTGGACCGAGGTTACGCTGTACGCCTTTGCCATCGTGATAGGATTCCTCTGGTTGGGAACCGTGCCCATGACAAGCGCATTGGTGGGACACATCTATGGAACGCGCTATCTCGCAACGCTCTACGGTATCGTGTTCTTAAGTCACCAAGTCGGAGCATTCTTTGGTGCCTGGCTTGGAGGCTTGGTCTTTGATGCCACTGGCGTCTACACGCTGATGCTGGTTGTAGACATGTTCCTCGCCCTGCTGGCTGCCGCGTTGCATCTGCCAATCAGGGAGCATTCTCTTCAAGCGGAACTGGCCTCCAGAAAATGTAGCTGA
- a CDS encoding aminodeoxychorismate/anthranilate synthase component II — translation MILLIDNYDSFVFTVARYLAELDEVPRVIRNDAIDVSGILELGPAAIVLSPGPCAPEDAGNCLAFVRELSGRIPILGICLGHQCIGEAFGGLVRRAQEPLHGRATPILHDGSGVFQGVPSPFNAGRYHSLAVELPASAAEAIPLLITARSEREEIMGLAHFTEPTYGVQFHPESILTQHGHTLLANFLKIANDWQDSIAE, via the coding sequence ATGATCCTCCTCATCGACAATTACGATTCGTTCGTATTTACCGTGGCACGGTATCTCGCCGAGCTTGATGAAGTACCTCGTGTAATTCGAAACGACGCGATCGACGTCAGCGGGATCCTGGAACTCGGGCCTGCTGCTATCGTTCTGTCCCCCGGACCATGCGCTCCGGAGGACGCCGGAAACTGTCTGGCATTCGTACGCGAACTCAGTGGCAGAATCCCGATATTAGGCATCTGCCTTGGCCACCAGTGCATTGGTGAGGCATTTGGCGGTTTGGTGCGACGTGCCCAAGAGCCGCTGCATGGGCGGGCTACTCCGATTCTCCATGATGGAAGTGGGGTTTTTCAAGGCGTGCCGAGTCCGTTCAACGCCGGGCGCTATCATTCGCTTGCAGTCGAACTGCCCGCCTCGGCCGCAGAGGCCATCCCGCTTCTCATCACCGCCCGAAGCGAAAGGGAGGAAATCATGGGGCTCGCCCACTTCACTGAACCGACTTATGGCGTTCAGTTTCACCCCGAATCGATTCTGACGCAGCATGGTCATACCCTCTTGGCCAACTTCCTAAAAATCGCCAACGACTGGCAAGACAGTATCGCTGAGTGA
- a CDS encoding helix-turn-helix domain-containing protein, with product MRRRQKTSPRAVNDGDRELGRNIRSRRLELHISQSELGEALGVSFQQIQKYEKGTNRVAAARLGEIAAFLKTTVAALIGGDLPWDKQKNSLVSEFVASRDGIDLIEAWSRVESQQVRRSIISLTRSLAAEGH from the coding sequence ATGCGCCGTAGACAAAAGACATCGCCGCGTGCGGTGAACGATGGGGATCGCGAACTCGGCAGGAATATCCGGTCGCGGAGGCTTGAGCTGCACATCAGCCAGTCCGAGTTGGGGGAGGCCCTGGGCGTCAGCTTCCAGCAAATTCAGAAGTACGAGAAGGGCACCAACCGTGTCGCAGCGGCGCGATTGGGCGAGATCGCCGCTTTCCTCAAGACCACGGTGGCGGCTCTGATCGGTGGGGACCTTCCATGGGACAAGCAGAAGAACAGTTTGGTTAGTGAGTTCGTCGCGAGCAGGGACGGCATCGATTTGATCGAGGCCTGGTCACGGGTGGAAAGCCAGCAGGTCCGGCGCAGCATCATCTCCCTGACGCGCTCGCTGGCCGCGGAGGGGCACTGA
- a CDS encoding ParB/RepB/Spo0J family partition protein: MLVKLDQLKPNPARDFKVDPMAPDVVVNLEKSIRQDGFWGGVVLRKNENGELEIAAGHHRVAEALKAGIKSADLFVGDIDMVGMIRIYARENATQRGQSGTAQVGTVAAALRYLAKQIMTGGVSRDFARNHDLDKLQGNIASAKGIGEPIITEFLQNVPDINEHTVRQQLAVLKSSGDYARIIDEVATEVEDENAAAVAELETAERERAEAEREAAAAEARRQAAAAKAKAAADEANKAKARREREAAEAAKAKANAKGKAATQRAKQHSQAQKATNVARSARNTSVSTPITFDLAGVAKVLDQAGLLEAFRKAVTAPNVASLLPVSNQAALARELVEIAYKNQIDVTARFISERIAYMVHDIRVKQRRVDGDEHDRALKSDWTRQATEFQHQLSRQANAMLSQAKKLKTHCERAPTGVTLTANAELRNAINNAREALQIVGELQ; the protein is encoded by the coding sequence ATGCTCGTTAAGCTCGATCAGTTGAAGCCTAATCCGGCCCGCGATTTCAAGGTCGATCCGATGGCACCCGACGTCGTCGTCAATCTAGAGAAGTCGATCCGGCAGGATGGGTTCTGGGGCGGCGTGGTCCTGCGCAAGAACGAGAACGGCGAGCTGGAGATCGCTGCGGGGCACCACCGGGTAGCCGAAGCCCTCAAGGCTGGCATCAAGAGCGCCGATCTGTTCGTCGGCGACATCGACATGGTCGGCATGATCCGCATCTACGCGAGGGAGAACGCAACGCAGCGCGGACAATCAGGCACGGCGCAGGTCGGCACCGTGGCGGCGGCACTGCGCTATCTGGCAAAGCAGATCATGACGGGAGGGGTTTCTCGTGATTTCGCGAGAAACCACGACCTCGACAAGCTGCAAGGCAACATCGCCAGCGCCAAAGGCATCGGCGAGCCAATCATCACCGAATTTCTCCAGAATGTACCCGACATCAACGAACACACCGTCCGTCAGCAACTGGCCGTCCTGAAATCCTCCGGCGACTATGCCCGGATCATCGACGAAGTCGCGACCGAGGTCGAAGACGAGAACGCCGCCGCCGTCGCAGAGCTGGAAACGGCCGAGCGCGAGCGGGCGGAAGCTGAGCGTGAGGCCGCAGCTGCCGAAGCGCGCCGTCAAGCTGCCGCCGCTAAGGCCAAGGCCGCTGCCGACGAAGCTAACAAGGCGAAGGCCAGGCGCGAGCGGGAAGCAGCCGAGGCGGCCAAGGCCAAGGCGAACGCCAAAGGAAAGGCTGCTACCCAGCGTGCGAAGCAGCACAGCCAGGCGCAGAAAGCCACCAATGTCGCACGAAGCGCTCGCAACACGAGTGTCAGCACGCCGATCACGTTCGATCTCGCAGGCGTGGCGAAAGTGCTCGATCAGGCCGGATTGTTGGAAGCCTTCCGCAAGGCCGTCACCGCGCCGAATGTCGCGTCGTTGCTGCCGGTCAGCAATCAGGCAGCTCTCGCGCGCGAGCTGGTCGAGATCGCCTATAAGAACCAGATCGACGTCACTGCCCGGTTCATCAGCGAGCGCATCGCCTACATGGTGCATGACATCCGGGTGAAGCAGCGGCGGGTTGACGGCGACGAACACGACCGCGCCTTGAAGTCCGATTGGACCCGGCAGGCGACCGAGTTTCAGCACCAGCTCTCACGGCAGGCGAACGCCATGCTGTCGCAAGCCAAGAAGCTGAAGACGCACTGCGAGCGGGCACCGACGGGCGTGACGCTCACTGCCAACGCCGAATTGCGCAACGCCATCAACAATGCACGCGAAGCCTTGCAGATCGTCGGAGAGCTGCAGTGA
- the pabB gene encoding aminodeoxychorismate synthase component I — protein MCDATEQGENLTRGPMHVREIAWIEPHIAAARLRPLGELAFLDSAMRHSTLGRYSYVTAAPFGRLVVEHGESYWNGEHTGKEPLYELAQLMRRFSHQRHKGLPPFQTGSIGFFSYEMGRLIERVPRPAAAGVGPVPEIMLGFYDVVVAFDQIENRAWIISSGYPEKDLSSRLARARERAALFEVRLALDVSQARGPAPSIPRSRWSSNFEQNSYEAAVARVIHYILEGDIFQANVAQRLISDLPFGYDPWAFYLKLRRRNAATFCAYLEHGDFALASSSPERFLKVENQEVETRPIKGTAPRANDPEQDSRSAKALLASEKDRAENIMIVDLLRNDLSRVCRPHSVKTPSLVSLESYAGVHHLVSSVTGTLMRGNTALDVLLAAFPGGSVTGAPKLRAMEIISEIERETRGAYCGAIGCLGFNDFMDTNIAIRTVTFLNGRASFHAGGGITALSNPAAEYQETLDKAERILQAFEELDSSDP, from the coding sequence ATGTGCGATGCAACGGAACAAGGAGAAAACCTCACGCGCGGGCCCATGCACGTGCGCGAGATTGCGTGGATCGAACCGCATATAGCGGCCGCTCGCCTGCGTCCACTTGGCGAGCTGGCCTTCCTTGACAGCGCGATGCGCCACTCGACCCTTGGACGCTATTCCTATGTGACGGCAGCACCGTTCGGTCGCCTGGTGGTCGAGCACGGCGAGTCATATTGGAACGGCGAACACACAGGCAAAGAACCACTTTACGAGTTGGCGCAGCTGATGCGCCGTTTCTCGCACCAGAGACACAAAGGCCTGCCGCCATTCCAAACGGGCTCAATTGGGTTCTTTAGCTACGAAATGGGACGACTCATTGAGCGCGTGCCCCGTCCGGCGGCTGCCGGGGTGGGGCCGGTGCCCGAGATCATGCTCGGATTCTATGACGTTGTTGTGGCTTTTGACCAAATCGAAAATCGGGCCTGGATCATCTCGTCTGGGTACCCGGAGAAAGATCTAAGTAGCCGCTTGGCACGCGCACGGGAGCGAGCCGCGCTTTTCGAGGTGCGCCTCGCCCTTGATGTTTCGCAGGCTCGAGGTCCTGCGCCATCAATCCCGCGCTCACGCTGGAGCTCGAACTTTGAACAAAATAGCTACGAAGCTGCTGTCGCGCGTGTCATACATTACATCTTGGAAGGAGATATATTCCAGGCGAATGTGGCCCAGCGCCTCATCTCCGATCTTCCATTTGGCTATGATCCCTGGGCCTTCTATTTGAAACTACGCCGCCGGAACGCTGCCACGTTCTGTGCTTATCTTGAGCACGGCGACTTTGCATTGGCCTCAAGCTCACCCGAGCGATTCCTGAAGGTCGAAAACCAGGAAGTCGAGACACGCCCGATCAAGGGGACCGCGCCACGTGCCAACGACCCCGAGCAAGACTCGCGCAGCGCCAAGGCGCTTCTTGCTTCCGAAAAGGACCGCGCCGAAAACATCATGATCGTCGACCTTTTGCGCAACGATCTGTCTCGCGTCTGTCGCCCACACAGCGTGAAAACGCCTTCACTGGTCTCGCTCGAAAGCTACGCCGGAGTACACCACTTGGTATCCTCGGTTACCGGAACACTGATGAGGGGAAACACGGCGCTCGATGTTCTCCTGGCCGCCTTCCCGGGTGGTTCGGTGACGGGCGCGCCGAAGCTCCGCGCTATGGAGATCATCTCCGAAATCGAGCGGGAGACGCGCGGCGCGTATTGCGGAGCGATCGGTTGTCTCGGCTTCAACGACTTCATGGACACTAACATCGCCATACGCACCGTGACGTTTTTGAATGGACGGGCATCGTTTCACGCCGGCGGAGGAATTACGGCGCTCTCGAATCCAGCAGCGGAATACCAAGAAACTCTTGATAAGGCTGAGCGGATCCTGCAGGCCTTCGAGGAACTCGATTCGAGCGACCCATGA
- a CDS encoding chorismate mutase family protein → MDGQDIHDAELDRLRVQLDSFDDELMRALSGRFAICERIAEHKRKHGISIMQPARVEAVHARVAAFAVKSGLDARFVRRLYNLIIEEACSLERRRVVGANDAPVASLLARNASRIDHVAIAVRDLEAAIGLFRSQYGFELIDRADIEGLVSGMKTATMRAGAVTFVLCQGTSPKSNVSQYIDAYGPGIQHLAIEVDNQEQVLADAKERGADLLTGIIEGPGLNQSFTRRDANSGMQLEFVTRVSNQGFDKDNMRALFSAMEGDGVF, encoded by the coding sequence ATGGACGGACAGGATATCCATGATGCCGAGCTCGATCGCCTGCGCGTGCAGCTCGATAGCTTTGATGACGAGTTGATGCGGGCTTTAAGCGGGCGCTTCGCCATTTGTGAACGAATTGCGGAGCACAAGCGAAAGCACGGCATTAGCATTATGCAGCCCGCCCGTGTTGAGGCCGTCCATGCGCGTGTTGCGGCGTTCGCGGTCAAGAGCGGCCTTGACGCTAGGTTCGTTCGCCGCCTTTACAATCTGATCATTGAAGAAGCGTGTAGCTTGGAAAGGAGGCGAGTTGTCGGCGCAAATGATGCGCCTGTCGCCAGTCTTCTCGCGCGAAACGCTTCACGCATCGATCATGTCGCGATAGCTGTTCGCGATCTAGAGGCCGCGATTGGTCTGTTCAGAAGTCAGTACGGCTTTGAGTTGATCGACCGTGCCGACATCGAAGGTCTCGTCAGCGGGATGAAAACTGCGACGATGCGAGCAGGTGCTGTCACTTTCGTTCTGTGTCAGGGCACCTCACCAAAATCTAATGTGAGCCAGTATATCGATGCATACGGGCCTGGTATCCAGCATTTGGCGATCGAGGTCGACAATCAGGAGCAGGTGCTTGCGGACGCAAAGGAGAGGGGAGCCGATTTGTTAACAGGCATCATCGAAGGACCTGGCCTGAATCAGTCCTTCACTCGCCGCGATGCGAACAGTGGAATGCAGTTGGAGTTTGTTACGCGCGTGTCGAACCAGGGCTTCGATAAGGATAATATGCGTGCGCTGTTCTCTGCGATGGAGGGCGATGGCGTCTTCTGA